In a genomic window of Aricia agestis chromosome 2, ilAriAges1.1, whole genome shotgun sequence:
- the LOC121737529 gene encoding uncharacterized protein LOC121737529 produces the protein MPNYKCPLCAKFVSFSDNAKCTKCGRIFHPDCAKGYDPKCQNWLCHTCTTPPAALKTTNAAYKSPGSPGVTFMDASATSSPSSLTEEMRLLREAITTVCTEMKSLREEVVKLNSVIGEVNKRMDTVELRVTAVEEKLNAHATARAQDPAVTELIAQLKSELNDREQENLLNDIQIAGLPETSGAVLIL, from the coding sequence ATGCCTAATTACAAGTGTCCCTTGTGTGCTAAGTTCGTGAGCTTCTCCGACAATGCCAAGTGCACCAAATGTGGTCGCATATTCCATCCAGATTGCGCCAAAGGCTATGATCCCAAGTGCCAGAACTGGCTTTGTCACACTTGCACTACACCACCAGCTGCACTCAAAACAACGAACGCGGCATACAAAAGTCCAGGTTCACCGGGCGTCACTTTCATGGACGCGAGCGCGACGTCATCCCCGAGCTCACTGACGGAAGAGATGCGTTTACTCAGGGAAGCTATCACCACTGTCTGCACGGAAATGAAGTCCCTGAGAGAAGAGGTCGTGAAGTTGAACTCAGTCATCGGCGAGGTCAATAAGCGCATGGATACTGTCGAGCTACGTGTGACGGCGGTCGAAGAAAAGCTCAACGCGCACGCGACTGCCCGCGCGCAGGACCCGGCGGTCACTGAGCTTATCGCGCAACTAAAATCCGAACTAAATGACCGGGAGCAGGAAAACCTGCTCAATGATATACAAATAGCGGGCCTGCCCGAGACGAGCGGCGCGGTGTTGATACTGTAG
- the LOC121737513 gene encoding uncharacterized protein LOC121737513 — MSHKDLECEEHFRATTVRDNSGRYIVALPFCGDPYSLGDSYAVALRRFHCLERKLNSSPNLRRAYNDVIRDYIDKYFLSPVVSDNADCVPAYYIPHHGVVREDKISTKLRVVLDASCRTTSGQSINDILHTGPNLQGDLFNIIINFRLFKIALSADCRQMFLNIGVHESDRRFQRIFYRFSNDEPITVYQFNRVCFGLRSSPYHALRVVRQLIADEGDDFPAAALAASKSLFMDDIVCSVIDTPRAISLCEELIQLFKRGQFDLVKWTSNSKEVLAHLSDSHKASPDIEFDKSIPHKVLGLRWDRSQDSFRFDVALPDAKCTKRIMLSTIARLWDIMSFVAPTILYAKLLIKELWLAKCEWDDAPPKHIVAAWKQFCSELPKLNQIIIPRHLGLVDGCSVNLIGFADASESAYGGVVYMQVRNGCNYSVQLVCAKSKVSPVKTISIARLELCAALLLSQLLRKVKDTVSAHYPINNIFAFTDSKIVLAWIYSSPHRWQTFVANRITKLIEFVSPTCFNHVPGIENPADCLSRGIPPMALLDHPLWKRGPPWISHDPAEWPIEPYRENTEVEDISSASNLSSYGRPS; from the exons ATGAGTCATAAGGACCTCGAGTGTGAAGAACATTTCCGCGCTACTACTGTTCGCGATAACAGTGGTAGGTATATAGTCGCGTTACCATTTTGTGGTGACCCTTATTCGCTAGGCGATTCGTACGCCGTCGCTCTCAGACGTTTTCATTGTTTAGAACGAAAACTGAATTCGTCACCTAACTTACGCCGCGCTTATAATGACGTTATTCGTGACTACatcgataaatattttttgagccCAGTTGTGAGTGATAACGCTGACTGCGTTCCCGCATATTATATTCCGCATCACGGTGTAGTTCGCGAAGATAAAATTTCCACTAAACTCCGCGTAGTTTTAGACGCTAGCTGTCGGACTACATCGGGCCAGTCTATCAATGATATTTTGCATACTGGGCCGAATCTACAGGGTgatttatttaacataataataaattttcgtCTTTTCAAAATTGCTTTGTCAGCTGATTGTCGACAAATGTTTCTTAATATAGGCGTTCACGAATCTGACCGTAGATTCCAGCGTATATTTTACCGCTTTAGTAATGATGAACCTATAACGGTTTACCAATTTAACCGCGTTTGTTTCGGACTTAGGTCCAGTCCATATCACGCCTTACGAGTTGTGCGTCAACTGATTGCTGATGAAGGCGATGATTTTCCCGCTGCTGCGTTAGCAGCTTCTAAGTCTTTATTTATGGACGATATCGTTTGTAGCGTTATAGACACTCCGCGCGCAATTTCGCTTTGTGAAGAGCTTATTCAGCTTTTCAAGCGAGGCCAATTTGATCTTGTCAAATGGACGAGTAATTCAAAGGAGGTTCTCGCACACTTATCTGATTCTCATAAGGCTTCACCGGACATTGAGTTCGATAAGTCCATTCCGCATAAGGTCCTTGGCTTGCGCTGGGACAGATCGCAAGATAGTTTTCGCTTTGACGTCGCACTGCCTGATGCGAAGTGTACCAAACGCATAATGCTGTCCACAATAGCTCGACTTTGGGACATAATGAGTTTTGTGGCTCCCACCATTTTGTACGCCAAGCTCTTGATAAAAGAGCTTTGGTTGGCAAAGTGTGAGTGGGATGACGCACCTCCTAAACATATAGTCGCAGCCTGGAAGCAGTTTTGCAGCGAGCTTCCCAAGCTCAATCAAATTATTATACCGCGTCACTTAGGATTAGTGGATGGATGCAGTgttaatttaataggtttcgctGACGCTAGCGAAAGCGCTTACGGCGGAGTAGTGTATATGCAAGTCCGCAATGGCTGTAACTATTCTGTGCAATTAGTTTGTGCCAAGTCTAAAGTCTCGCCAGTCAAAACCATTTCGATTGCAAGACTTGAATTGTGTGCAGCCCTTCTGCTGTCACAATTGCTTCGCAAGGTCAAGGACACAGTTTCGGCCCACTAccccattaataatattttcgctTTCACTGACTCCAAGATAGTACTTGCTTGGATTTATTCTTCTCCGCATCGCTGGCAGACTTTTGTCGCCAATCGCATTACCAAACTTATAGAGTTTGTTTCCCCCACTTGTTTTAATCACGTCCCGGGTATTGAAAACCCCGCTGACTGCCTGTCTCGTGGAATCCCTCCAATGGCCCTTCTCGATCATCCCTTATGGAAACGTGGTCCACCCTGGATTAGCCATGATCCGGCAGAGTGGCCCATTGAACCCTATAGAGAGAATACAGAAGTTGAGGAC ATTTCGTCCGCGTCCAACTTATCCTCTTATGGCAGACCTTCCTAG